A stretch of Scheffersomyces stipitis CBS 6054 chromosome 2, complete sequence DNA encodes these proteins:
- a CDS encoding predicted protein: MSFVISFSYDKYKYLDAINSPSPYKSFQDSEYGSPTPSRIVRLQYNNNNNINRSADSSYMSSSPLRSSAYRHRNRTPTPEAVNSNTKNSPGSGPGSGSSAGSAGHSRNSSSGSNYHSPVSGGSSINSPGSSGHGSLKLTYTYNKRVPEALDSIGQYSERYVTGKFSPSGQTSVVHNQQLEQEWYADVTTVADRLHLLRELYRATQLIKKRKIAGKFDAGSFLPVVDVTAATNSNSPLHSTPFGSDDDETERQFNANSSQQEEDDSSSNSNTDNSLPLGRRTPRKRVQFSV, translated from the coding sequence ATGTCGTTCGTCATATCTTTCAGCTACGATAAATACAAGTATCTTGATGCTATAAATCTGCCGTCGCCATACAAATCGTTTCAGGATCTGGAATATGGGTCGCCCACTCCGTCCCGTATAGTCAGACTCCAgtacaataataacaacaatatcaaccGATCGGCCGATTCGCTGTACatgctgctgctgcctTTGAGAAGCTCAGCATATAGACATAGAAACCGTACACCTACTCCAGAAGCTGTGAATTCCAACACGAAAAATAGCCCGGGTTCGGGCCCAGGTTCAGGTTCTTCAGCAGGATCAGCAGGACATTCGAGAAATTCATCTTCTGGCTCAAACTATCATAGCCCGGTTTCCGGAGGCTCTAGCATCAATAGTCCAGGCAGTTCAGGACACGGCTCTCTAAAGCTTACATACACATACAATAAGCGGGTTCCAGAAGCTCTTGATCTGATTGGCCAGTACAGCGAAAGATATGTCACCGGTAAGTTCTCTCCTTCTGGACAGACTTCAGTAGTACACAACCAACAACTAGAGCAGGAATGGTATGCGGACGTAACGACTGTAGCAGATAGGCTCCACCTCTTGCGAGAATTGTATCGAGCCACACAATTgatcaaaaagagaaagatcGCTGGCAAGTTTGACGCCGGCAGTTTCCTTCCAGTGGTGGATGTAACTGCAGCTACGAATTCAAATAGCCCATTGCATCTGACACCGTTTGGTCTGGATGACGATGAAACAGAACGACAGTTCAATGCCAATCTGCTGCAgcaggaagaagacgacaGTTCCAGCAATAGCAATACCGACAACTCGTTGCCGCTTGGTCGGAGAACGCCCAGGAAAAGGGTCCAGTTTCTGGTATAG
- a CDS encoding predicted protein, with protein MKPVVSTGNAYCCTILSSFAIVILSVIGYLFKIGHESMMGSINDPEDGEAVAKTVFGAVFVYLGFFLFCGLQILLIRRQDRIQL; from the coding sequence ATGAAGCCAGTCGTTTCTACCGGAAATGCGTACTGCTGCACAATTTTGTCATCTTTTGCTATTGTAATCTTGTCTGTGATTGGCTACTTGTTTAAAATTGGCCATGAGTCCATGATGGGATCCATTAACGATCCTGAAGATGGAGAGGCTGTAGCCAAAACCGTTTTCGGAGCAGTCTTTGTTTATTTGggattcttcttgttctgtGGTTTGCAAATCCTTTTGATCAGAAGACAGGACAGAATTCAGTTGTAG
- a CDS encoding predicted protein, producing the protein MVLTAERLVKLAYNYPNLHNSWYLIACAALTVINEPQEIPKVFHFALRQQLLEYSQEKSLLTDTYLLKLAQDSISSSERFKDFDAVGVKLPDLMIPFTYYNKLPVKFKFTKSEDIHHSQSAIAAKFREVILKSAALSGLPKAINALMILKSVTPTSIRPSELPARKPIVLPGHLPSSEIVGEDVSGTHFNGRKEPGWPATETIDGAISPSSVDTREIQKNLTRGSEFWNSIYTNKINTRIRRQMYNAYPDLWYFAYQNVYSPLLSFTDILSAKETSMCVVTCLIPQDVNPQLKGHLKGARNVGATEEELEELRQLVFDLCDWSGGVHWKGGKESVAKL; encoded by the coding sequence ATGGTCTTGACGGCAGAAAGATTGGTCAAGTTGGCTTACAATTATCCAAATCTCCATAATTCGTGGTACTTGATAGCCTGTGCTGCTCTTACAGTGATCAACGAACCCCAGGAGATTCCGAAAGTGTTCCACTTTGCTTTGAGACAGCAGTTATTGGAGTATTCGCAAGAAAAGTCTTTGTTGACAGACACgtatttgttgaaattaGCCCAGGATTCAATTTCGTCTTCAGAGAGGTTTAAAGACTTCGATGCCGTGGGAGTCAAATTGCCAGATTTGATGATTCCCTTTACATACTACAACAAGTTGCCTGTGAAGTTCAAATTCACTAAGTCTGAGGATATTCACCATTCGCAATCTGCTATTGCTGCAAAGTTCAGAGAAGTGATTCTCAAGTCAGCTGCCCTTTCTGGGTTACCGAAGGCGATCAATGCTCTtatgatcttgaagagcgTAACGCCCACCAGCATCAGGCCCTCAGAATTGCCAGCTAGAAAGCCCATTGTACTTCCGGGCCATCTTCCTTCATCGGAAATCGTAGGCGAAGATGTGAGTGGAACACATTTCAATGGAAGAAAGGAGCCAGGCTGGCCGGCTACTGAAACTATCGATGGAGCGATCTCTCCAAGTTCTGTTGATACACGTGAAATccagaagaacttgacAAGAGGCTCTGAGTTCTGGAACTCCATCTACAcaaacaaaatcaacacCCGGATCAGAAGACAGATGTACAACGCCTATCCGGACTTGTGGTACTTTGCATACCAGAACGTCTACTCTCCTCTCTTGAGTTTCACCGATATCTTATCGGCCAAGGAAACATCTATGTGTGTAGTCACATGTTTGATTCCACAGGACGTGAATCCACAATTGAAGGGCCATTTGAAGGGTGCCCGCAATGTGGGAGCaaccgaagaagaattggaagaactTAGACAATTGGTGTTTGACCTCTGCGACTGGAGCGGTGGCGTCCACTGGAAGGGAGGCAAGGAAAGCGTAGCCAAGTTATAG